A window of Ovis canadensis isolate MfBH-ARS-UI-01 breed Bighorn chromosome X, ARS-UI_OviCan_v2, whole genome shotgun sequence contains these coding sequences:
- the TREX2 gene encoding three prime repair exonuclease 2, with the protein MSKGPRAKTFVFLDLEATGLPSVDPEIAELSLFAVHRSSLEDPECDESGSPLPPRVMDKLTLCMSPKYPFTAKASEITGLSREGLGRCGKAGFDGTVVRTLQAFLSRQEGPVCLVAHNGFNYDFPLLCTELRRLGAHLPQDTICLDTLVALQDLDRAHGHGTRAQGGKSYSLGSLFCRYFQAEPSAAHSAEGDVHTLLMVFLHRAAELLAWADEQALSWAHVEPMYVPPDDPRLEA; encoded by the coding sequence ATGTCCAAGGGACCTCGGGCCAAGACCTTTGTCTTTCTGGACCTGGAAGCCACCGGGCTCCCCAGCGTGGACCCTGAGATCGCCGAGCTCTCCCTGTTTGCAGTCCATCGGTCCTCCCTGGAGGACCCCGAGTGCGATGAGTCTGGGTCCCCCCTGCCACCCCGGGTCATGGACAAGCTCACGCTGTGCATGAGCCCAAAGTACCCCTTCACTGCCAAGGCCAGTGAGATTACTGGCCTGAGCCGTGAGGGCCTGGGCAGGTGCGGGAAGGCTGGCTTTGATGGCACTGTGGTACGGACGCTGCAGGCCTTCCTGAGCCGCCAGGAGGGCCCTGTGTGCCTGGTGGCCCACAACGGCTTCAATTACGACTTCCCCCTGCTCTGCACGGAGCTGCGGCGCCTGGGCGCCCACCTGCCCCAGGACACCATCTGCCTGGACACGCTTGTGGCACTGCAGGACCTGGACCGTGCCCACGGCCATGGCACTCGGGCCCAGGGCGGTAAGAGCTACAGCCTGGGCAGCCTCTTCTGCCGCTACTTCCAGGCGGAGCCGAGCGCAGCCCACTCTGCTGAGGGTGATGTGCACACCCTGCTCATGGTCTTCCTGCACCGTGCTGCTGAGCTGCTTGCCTGGGCAGACGAGCAGGCCCTCAGTTGGGCCCACGTGGAGCCCATGTACGTGCCACCCGATGACCCGAGGCTCGAGGCCTGA